The Candidatus Tanganyikabacteria bacterium sequence CGCCCACATCGACGCCCGCCACCCGGGCCGGATGCTGCTCGCCGAGGCCAACCTCTGGCCGGAGGAAGCCGCGGCCTACTTCGGCGAAAAGGGCGACGAATGCCACATGGCGTTCAACTTCCCGATCATGCCGCGGCTGTACCTGGCGCTAGCCACGGGCGATCGCACGCCGGTCTCGTGGATACTCGGGCGCATGCCGCCGCTGCCGCCGGGCGCCCAGTGGGCGACCTTCCTGCGCAACCACGACGAGCTCACGCTGGAGATGGTCACGCCGGCCGAACGGGCCCTGATGCACGAGGTCTACGCCGCGGATCGGCGAGCGATCGTCAACCTCGGCATCCGCCGCCGCCTGGCGCCGCTGTGCGGCGGGGATCGGCGCAAAATCGAGCTTCTCACCACCCTCTTGCTCGCCCTGCCCGGCACGCCCGTCCTGTACTACGGCGACGAGATCGGCATGGGCGACGACCTGTCTCTGCCCGACCGCTACGGGGTGCGCACGCCCATGCAGTGGTCGGCGGAACCCTTCGCCGGCGTTTCGGCGACAGAACCCGCCCTGCCGGTGGTCGCCGAACCGCCATTCTCATACGTGGACGTCAACGTGGCGGCCCAGGATCCCTACCCCGACTCGCTCCTCAACTGGACGCGGCGCGCGCTCGCCACCCGCGCCGACATGGCCGAACTCTTCGGCCGCGGCGGCATGACGCTGGTGGACACCGAGAACGCCCACGTGCTGGCCTTCCTGCGCGACTACGCCTTCCGCACCGTCCTGGTGGTGGCCAACTTCGCGTGCACGCCGCAGGCCGCCGACCTCGCGCTGACGCGCTATTCCGGCCGCGTGCCGGCGGATCTGGGCAGCGGCGAGCGCTGGCCGGCGCTCACGGCCGATCCGTACCGCGTGACGCTCGGGCCCTACGGCGTGTACTGGCTGGAACTCACCAGGTGAACCCGACCCGGGCCACATCCAGCAGGAAGTTCGTCTCGTCGTACTTGAAGAGGTAGGACCGGGTCAGGCCCGCTTCCACGTAGGCGTGGCCGGGATCGACCGGGTGCCGGTACCCCAGGCCCGCTCCCACCGCCAGGGCGTCATATGTGGGCGTGCCCGTGGCAAACGCGCGGCCGCCCCGCAGCGCCAGGTAGAAGCGGCGGCCGAGGTCGCCGGCCACGGGCGCGAGGCGGATGTAGCCGCCCAGACTCGCACCCAGGGCCGTCTCGCCCGGCACGTACCAGAAGCCGTCGGCCGCCAGACCCATCTCGGCGGCGCGGTCTTCCGACGCGATGCCCACCTCCCCGCCGAGAGCCAGGTAGGGCGCGGGGCCGACGACGTGGACGCCGCGGGTGACGGCCACGGCCAGGAGCGCTTCCGGCAACATCGGGCCTCCTACTGCGACAGATCGAGTTCGGCCGACAGCGGCGCGTGGTCGGACAGCGGCAGCGTCGCCATGCCGCCTCGCGCCGCGTCCTGG is a genomic window containing:
- the treS gene encoding maltose alpha-D-glucosyltransferase, which encodes MDWYRDAIIYEVRVRSYSDGNGDGIGDFRGLIGKLDYIRDLGVTAIWILPFYPSPLTDDGYDIADYLGVHPDCGTLEDFEEFLAEAHRRDLQVITELVLNHTSDRHPWFQRARGAPPGSPERDWYVWSDTPERYQDVRIIFQDFEPSNWTWDEQAGAYFWHRFYRTQPDLNFASPDVRRAMLEVVDFWLGMGVDGLRLDAVPYLFEREGTTCDNLPETHAFLRELRAHIDARHPGRMLLAEANLWPEEAAAYFGEKGDECHMAFNFPIMPRLYLALATGDRTPVSWILGRMPPLPPGAQWATFLRNHDELTLEMVTPAERALMHEVYAADRRAIVNLGIRRRLAPLCGGDRRKIELLTTLLLALPGTPVLYYGDEIGMGDDLSLPDRYGVRTPMQWSAEPFAGVSATEPALPVVAEPPFSYVDVNVAAQDPYPDSLLNWTRRALATRADMAELFGRGGMTLVDTENAHVLAFLRDYAFRTVLVVANFACTPQAADLALTRYSGRVPADLGSGERWPALTADPYRVTLGPYGVYWLELTR